In a single window of the Osmerus eperlanus chromosome 2, fOsmEpe2.1, whole genome shotgun sequence genome:
- the LOC134034362 gene encoding trinucleotide repeat-containing gene 6B protein-like isoform X2: MEDKKKKKEDKKKREASQKVLSASVTEQKIKVPESSKPPSTQTPATPGSVSPSPGPAPPSSPCPAAGVAVPPAGNNAKRAAVANGQPPSSGTQPPQQQRYMPREVPPRFRCQQDQKVLLKRGQPPLSSMLLGGGSGRGATPPLHGDAAGATDPNLASSSSSPPHSSSSSSSVAASSPTTTTTSTYANSTWGAGSGSQPPSQGWEKVIVDGSDLEEWPSIVARARVSPEGGEGAELDGPNSSSASWSERSVQQPKGGGGGVSGTGSGSSESPSPPRSSPLSASSSLNECVPSGAAWGAPPAQAAGAGGVVEGGPAAATALYNSKVSPLPGSQEGPGGVSSGGGLGANFHPNANPSAWPALVQDGTPAGVVGGATEGGSPSSSSSITPSSFSASTAQPLPSVNPSGHRQQHLLQDRPTSDAEQHWGGGLGPEMGVGGPGPKTGGVDGIMDCGAGGGGSGNLSGSSSSSSSTSSSWRAMPPPSSSDLNTGASKTDGWGGGGGGAQGQEGSVWGFSSHGDKAGSAGDKGWGRGNEGSSNTPAVSQGAWDRGPEGEYGSAGVGGGSGNLATGSSGGGRGGSSSNSSSSGASGGGGGVGGGGGVSQDSASPTFATMTRAWDNQKPVEAVEGGVEEWGGQGGGGGVGGGSRAGSGDPNNQQEHSSHRHRSQPGPNAEVALQSMLSRTDLDPRVLSNTGWGQTQIRQNVAWDLEARSGGGGGRSDGCSSSSSTSSSSTMNTGRGPTYPPNTGSKTTDPSAGAHMAHTNQGLGPGPARDGWEGGGGAPQPGRAPLPGANSMRKPGSLGEEPEGKSAGGWGDVGPSEGPGKGWGSEDQEWAGDRRGGGGGGVARGNWREFGEQGSGGGGGGRSGWGGNQEEKGTVGWKEMGRGEGGGWGQRGGGGGERGGGGGERGGGGGERGGGGGGDWGQRDAKPVSGGGWSDGRGRGGSNSDDSSWGKMDEGGPQRGWGGGGDRGGGDRGGGDRGGGDRGGGDRGGGDRGGGDRGGGDMGGKGHQDWGGGKPHTAQIPNSQAASLKAPNQQQHQSQTQQPPPGSMQGGWGRSGGPQPQSQNQSPGWIVGPIPQIPGEALEPSGWEEPSPQSISRKMEIDDGTSAWGDPTRYNNKNVNLWDKNSASPGQTQPLQGQAQQAPPPQQQQPPPRRQQGIPPNRDANPATAPGMGPGMWGGSSNMAGQSVDNGTAAWGQSTEPAGWGDPEDPSKAGGWRNPSPNPVKSVSKSVGEGWGKGEGSVSASRNPSWEDEDDGGGVWNSAGQQGSNSSYNSVGWNQGHGGKRGNIKGGGGENWLNPMNRQFSNMGLLGDDPSVDKKLDGDRRGMSDYNGEMRRGGRGGAYRMTSSKEPGDMGPYGDKVAGHGVYGGGSGGMPPPRGIPQPGMHPINPSQGLRAQVPHQFLSPQVPGPMLKQMPSPGSGVGGVGGVGGVGAGVFPPQLSPQQIAVLSNIYPHVQQFHLACQLLLQQQQQQQQQQQQQLLQNQRKFPQPQPLRQQADPQQLARIMAILQQQRQQQGGVGGGGVGSSKLSPSHLGGSQSKQPMGDSLSHTGGGGPLSDLHAKSQGMYSGLAPGGSLSGLELGSMMGGVGGMKDGGGQQSRFKWMMEGHSPAPSPPDTAHHKNGPLPNPIKARGGSPYSQYELLGGEGLGMPPQCPSDWQRTPGSKMSTKTGTSSWPPEFQPGVPWKGIPSADPESDPYMTPGSVLGSPGPPSLNDSDHQLLRDNTGPNPSLNTSLPLPGAWPYSASDSPLGNAHSTAKYSDYKPSWPPEPIGHNKLWKTNRNSSQLPRPPPGLTSQKQASPSPWGSGGPRLASSWGGGRGSQDSQSRFGPGTGLGSAWSDGTASRGSCWLLLSNLTPQIDGSTLRTICMQHGPLLTFHLGLTQGSALIRYSTRQEAAKAQGALHMCVLGNTTILAEFVSEEDVARYFAHSQAGGAEGAGPGVTVGSGQGSSGPGAAVASSGGSSPGSERGGGTTTGGNGGGGGGGVLGSVGSSSSGWQSLDGTISSPEVPAAQGPGLGVFAQWSTNGAGDGGGGLGGGESSRAGLWGGVTPGYSGSSLWGTPQMEDRHQMGSPAALLPGDLLGGGADSI; the protein is encoded by the exons ATGGAAgacaagaaaaagaagaaagaggatAAAAAGAAAAGGGAAGCCTCCCAGAAGGTACTGTCTGCCTCG GTGACTGAACAGAAAATCAAAG TGCCAGAATCAAgcaagcccccctccacccagacgCCAGCCACCCCAGGCTCAGTGTCCCCTAGCCCtggccctgctcctccctcgtCCCCCTGCCCAGCAGCCGGGGTCGCGGTCCCTCCGGCCGGGAACAATGCAAAGCGGGCTGCTGTGGCCAACGgacagcccccctcctctggaACTCaacccccccagcagcagcgcTACATGCCCCGGGAGGTGCCCCCGCGATTTCGCTGCCAGCAGGACCAGAAAGTGCTACTGAAGAGGGGCCAGCCCCCGCTGTCCTCcatgctgctgggaggaggcaGTGGGAGGGGAGCCACCCCCCCGCTGCATGGAGATGCAGCCGGAGCCACAG ATCCCAACCTGGCTTCATCCTCATCGTCACCCCCTCACtcgtcatcatcctcatcttcagTTGCTGCTTCTTctcctactactactactacttcaACTTATGCAAATTCCACATGGGGGGCGGGCTCTGGCAGCCAGCCCCCTTCTCAGGGCTGGGAGAAGGTGATTGTGGACGGGTCTGACCTGGAGGAGTGGCCTAGCATCGTGGCCAGGGCCAGAGTGAGCcccgagggaggggagggagcggaGCTGGACGGCCCGAACAGCAGCAGTGCCTCGTGGAGTGAGAGAAGCGTCCAACAGccgaaaggaggaggaggaggagtatctGGAACGGGATCCGGGAGCTCCGAGAGTCCCTCTccgcctcgctcctctcctctgtccgcCTCGTCTTCGCTCAATGAATGTGTGCCGTCCGGCGCCGCGTGGGGCGCCCCCCCGGCCCAGGCAGCCGGGGCCGGGGGGGTTGTTGAGGGTGGGCCGGCAGCAGCAACAGCTCTCTACAATTCCaaagtctcccctctccctggctctcaGGAGGGCCCCGGGGGGGTCAGCAGCGGTGGGGGCCTCGGTGCCAACTTCCACCCCAACGCCAACCCCTCCGCCTGGCCCGCCCTGGTGCAGGATGGGACCCCGGCGGGGGTCGTCGGAGGTGCGACCGAGGGAGGGTCGccgtcatcctcatcctcaatcACACCTTCATCTTTCTCTGCCAGCACCGCTCAACCTCTCCCCTCTGTGAATCCATCCGGCCACCGTCAGCAGCACCTGCTCCAGGACAGGCCTACCTCGGACGCGGAGCAGCACTGGGGAGGGGGACTGGGGCCGGAGATGGGAGTAGGTGGACCGGGACCAAAAACTGGAGGTGTAGATGGTATAATGGACtgtggggcaggaggaggagggagtgggaatCTCTCTGGCTCatcatcttcttcctcttcaactTCCTCATCGTGGAGAGCGAtgcctccgccctcctcctccgaccTCAACACAGGTGCCTCTAAGACTGacgggtggggaggaggagggggaggtgctcaggggcaggaggggagtgtgtggggcTTCAGCAGCCATGGCGACAAGGCAGGGTCGGCGGGAGACAAAGGGTGGGGAAGAGGCAACGAGGGTAGCTCAAATACCCCAGCGGTATCTCAGGGAGCTTGGGACAGAGGCCCAGAGGGGGAGTATGGGTCGGCAGGTGTCGGAGGAGGTTCCGGTAACTTAGCAACGGGAAGTAGCGGAGGAGGTCGAGGCgggagcagcagcaacagcagcagcagcggagctagcggtggaggaggaggagtaggaggaggaggcggggttTCCCAGGACTCTGCATCTCCGACGTTTGCGACTATGACAAGAGCTTGGGACAATCAGAAGCCAGTGGaagctgtggagggaggggtagaggagtggggaggccagggaggaggaggaggggtggggggaggctcCAGGGCGGGGAGCGGTGACCCGAACAATCAGCAGGAGCACTCCAGCCACCGCCACCGCTCTCAACCGGGCCCCAACGCTGAAGTGGCCTTACAGAGCATGCTCAGTCGCACCGACCTTGACCCCAGGGTGTTGTCCAACACCGGGTGGGGGCAGACCCAGATCCGTCAGAATGTGGCCTGGGACCTGGAAGCGcgatcaggaggaggaggggggagaagtgaTGGATGCAGTTCATCCTCGTCTACTTCCTCGTCATCCACCATGAACACCGGTCGTGGGCCGACTTACCCCCCGAACACAGGTTCAAAGACTACTGATCCATCTGCTGGGGCCCACATGGCCCACACAAACCAGGGTCTAGGCCCTGGTCCAGCCAGGGatggctgggagggtggaggcggtGCTCCGCAGCCAGGCCGTGCACCACTGCCTGGGGCCAACAGCATGCGGAAACCTGGATCCCTCGGAGAAGAACCAGAAGGCAAGAgtgctggaggctggggtgacGTTGGGCCGTCTGAGGGGCCAGGAAAAGGCTGGGGGAGCGAGGATCAAGAGTGGGCTGGTGAccgtagaggaggtggaggtggaggagttgcAAGGGGTAACTGGAGAGAGTTTGGAGAACAgggtagtggaggaggaggaggtggtcgaAGTGGCTGGGGAGGAAatcaggaggagaaagggacagTGGGTTGGAAGGAgatgggaagaggggaaggtggaggttggggacagagaggaggaggtgggggagagagaggaggaggtgggggagagagaggaggaggtgggggagagagaggaggaggtgggggaggagactgGGGGCAGAGAGATGCCAAGCCAGTAAGTGGTGGAGGATGGTCAGATGGGAGGGGCCGAGGTGGAAGCAACTCCGACGACAGTTCCTGGGGTAAAATGGATGAGGGAGGCCCACAGAGAggttggggaggtggaggagaccgagggggaggagaccgagggggaggagaccgagggggaggagaccgagggggaggagaccgagggggaggagaccgagggggaggagaccgagggggaggagacatggGTGGAAAAGGCCACCAGGACTGGGGGGGCGGGAAGCCGCACACAGCACAGATACCAAACAGCCAAGCGGCATCACTTAAAGCCCCAAATCAACAGCAGCACCAATCACAGACCCAACAGCCACCACCAGGGTCCatgcaggggggctggggccgCTCCGGAGGACCCCAACCCCAGAGCCAGAACCAAAGCCCGGGCTGGATCGTCGGCCCCATCCCCCAGATCCCTGGAGAAGCCCTGGAGCCCAGCGGCTGGGAGGAGCCCTCCCCTCAGTCCATCAGCCGCAAGATGGAGATTGACGACGGGACGTCTGCGTGGGGCGACCCCACTCGCTACAACAACAAGAATGTCAACCTGTGGGACAAGAACAGTGCCTCCCCTGGCCAGACGCAGCCACTGCAAGGCCAGGCCCagcaggctccgccccctcagcagcagcagccgccgCCCAGGAGACAGCAGGGGATCCCACCCAACAGGGACGCCAACCCCGCCACCGCTCCCGGCATGG GCCCAGGTATGTGGGGAGGGAGCAGCAACATGGCAGGACAATCTGTAGACAACGGCACGGCTGCCTGGGGCCAGTCCACCGAGCCCGCGGGCTGGGGCGACCCTGAGGACCCCAGCAAGGCCGGCGGCTGGAGGAACCCCTCGCCCAACCCCGTCAAGTCTG TCTCCAAGTCggtgggggagggctggggcaaGGGGGAGGGCTCTGTGTCCGCCTCCCGGAACCCCAGCTGGGAGGACGAGGACGACGGGGGCGGGGTCTGGAACAGCGCGGGCCAGCAGGGCAGTAACTCCTCCTACAACTCAGTCGGCTGGAACCAAGGCCACGGGGGCAAGAGAGGCAACATCAAG ggtggaggaggagagaactgGTTGAATCCTATGAACCGCCAGTTCTCCAACATGGGCCTTCTG GGCGACGACCCGAGTGTGGACAAGAAGCTGGACGGCGATCGGAGGGGGATGAGCGACTACAACGGAGAGATGcggcgaggagggagagggggagcataCCGTATGACCAGTTCCAAAGAGCCTGGAGACATGGGGCCTTACGGTGACAAG GTGGCGGGTCACGGTGTGTACGGAGGCGGCAGCGGAGGGATGCCCCCGCCACGGGGGATACCCCAGCCTGGCATGCACCCCATCAACCCCTCCCAGGGGCTCCGTGCCCAAGTGCCTCATCAGTTCCTGTCCCCTCAG gTGCCAGGCCCCATGCTGAAGCAGATGCCGTCTCCGGGCAGCGgcgtggggggggtgggaggtgtggggggcgTGGGGGCAGGGGTGTTCCCCCCTCAGCTGTCCCCCCAGCAGATAGCAGTGCTCAGTAACATCTACCCCCACGTTCAACAGTTCCACCTG GCTTGTCAGCTCCTgctacagcaacaacaacagcagcagcagcagcagcagcagcagctcctgcAGAACCAGAGGAAgttcccccagccccagcctctccgtcagcaggcagacccccagCAG ctggccAGGATCATGGCCATCctgcagcagcagagacagcagcagggcggcgtgggaggagggggagtcggGAGCTCCAAACTGTCCCCGTCTCATCTGGGGGGGTCTCAGTCCAAGCAGCCCATGGGAGACTCCCTGTCGCACACCGGCGGGGGGGGCCCCTTGTCAGACCTTCATGCCAAATCACAGGGGATGTACTCCG gtcTGGCCCCCGGGGGCAGCTTGTCAGGCCTGGAGCTGGGCTCCatgatggggggggtggggggcatgaAGGACGGAGGGGGGCAGCAGTCCCGCTTCAAGTGGATGATGGAGGGccactcccctgccccctctcctccagacacaGCCCATCACAAGAACG gtcctcTGCCCAACCCCATCAAAGCCCGGGGTGGTTCCCCGTACTCCCAGTATGAGCTGCTGGGGGGCGAGGGCCTGGGGATGCCCCCCCAGTGCCCCTCAGACTGGCAGCGGACCCCAGGGAGCAAGATGAGCACCAAGACTGGCACCTCCAGTTGGCCTCCAG AGTTCCAGCCAGGCGTGCCCTGGAAGGGGATCCCGAGCGCCGACCCGGAGTCTGACCCCTACATGACCCCCGGCAGTGTGCTGGGCTCCCCCGGACCGCCCAGCCTCAACGACTCAGACCACCAGTTACTGCGAGacaacacag GGCCGAACCCTTCCCTCAACACCTCGCTGCCTTTACCAGGTGCCTGGCCCTACAGTGCCTCAGACAGCCCCCTCGGCAACGCACATAGCACAG CAAAGTACTCCGACTACAAGCCCAGCTGGCCCCCTGAGCCCATTGGACACAACAAGCTGTGGAAGACCAATCGCAACAGCTCCCAGCTGCCACGCCCCCCTCCGGGCCTCACCAGTCAGAAGCAGGCCTCGCCCTCCCCATGGGGCAGTGGAGGCCCGCGATTGGCCAGCAGCTGGGGCGGAGGCAGGGGCAGTCAGGACTCTCAGTCCAGATTTGGGCCAGGTACGGGCTTAG GCTCGGCGTGGAGTGATGGCACGGCCTCCAGGGGCAGCTGCTGGCTGCTGCTTAGCAACCTGACCCCTCAG ATTGATGGCTCTACCTTGAGGACTATCTGCATGCAGCATGGCCCCCTGCTGACCTTTCACCTCGGCCTGACCCAGGGCAGCGCTCTGATTCGCTACAGcaccagacaggaagcagcCAAGGCCCAGGGTGCACTGCACAT GTGCGTCCTGGGCAACACCACAATCCTGGCGGAGTTTGTGAGCGAGGAGGACGTGGCTCGCTATTTTGCACATTCCCAggcgggaggggcagagggggccgGCCCGGGGGTCACGGTAGGGTCGGGTCAGGGGTCATCGGGGCCGGGCGCGGCCGTGGCCAGCAGCGGAGGCAGCTCCCCGGGGAGTGAGCGAGGCGGAGGAACGACTACGGGTGGaaacggaggaggaggcggaggaggagttcTAGGTAGTGTGGGCTCATCCAGCTCCGGCTGGCAAAGTCTGGATGGTACGATCAGCTCCCCGGAGGTGCCGGCGGCCCAAGGACCTGGTCTGGGCGTCTTCGCCCAGTGGAGCACCAACGGGGCtggggacgggggaggggggctggggggaggggagtcgAGCAGGGCAGGGCTCTGGGGTGGGGTGACGCCTGGGTACTCCGGCAGCAGTCTGTGGGGCACACCCCAAATGGAGGACAGGCACCAAATGGGCAGCCCCGCCGCCCTGTTGCCTGGCGACCTTCTGGGTGGAGGGGCTGACTCCATCTGA